From one Melioribacteraceae bacterium genomic stretch:
- a CDS encoding DUF6265 family protein, which produces MLKIKTGLLSLIFCTSILFAQQKIENLNWLEGTWTTEKWGGIVEEYWSAPNGNSIIGMFRLINEGKVQFTEHWILSEYDGNLALRLRHFNPDFTGWEEKDEYLEFPFQKMGDDFIQFKGLRYELVSSTEIKVTLDMKRGDNIEQEIFNLKKK; this is translated from the coding sequence ATGTTAAAAATAAAAACCGGTTTACTGAGCTTAATTTTTTGTACATCAATTCTTTTTGCTCAGCAAAAAATTGAAAACTTAAATTGGCTTGAAGGCACATGGACAACAGAAAAATGGGGAGGAATTGTCGAAGAATATTGGAGTGCACCAAATGGCAATTCAATTATTGGAATGTTCAGACTCATAAATGAAGGCAAAGTTCAATTTACCGAACACTGGATTTTATCTGAATATGATGGAAATTTAGCACTTCGGCTTCGCCATTTCAATCCCGATTTTACCGGCTGGGAAGAGAAAGATGAATATCTTGAATTTCCATTTCAAAAAATGGGTGATGATTTCATCCAATTTAAAGGATTGAGATATGAACTGGTATCGTCAACAGAGATAAAAGTAACGCTAGATATGAAAAGGGGTGACAATATTGAACAGGAAATTTTTAATCTGAAGAAAAAGTAA
- a CDS encoding opacity family porin: protein MFVLSSSLYAQNLTVGFGWGLVEFKNNVVERNNFDILSYNVDGDSKFSLAVKYRLPDKNLRFKGGYYYSEVKGNGIVRNINPAANSIPLQVEVINNLTTITVGLEYILEFGDFHPYLGIDMLFGLFGDAELYRTDTQGKTRIESFPGKTKIGLGTSGGVGYSLFPGIELDLNFAYSSLNLLGKEDYEESILTSDLTLSLYFSF from the coding sequence ATGTTTGTTTTAAGTTCCAGCTTATATGCTCAAAATCTAACTGTTGGGTTTGGTTGGGGTTTGGTCGAATTTAAGAATAACGTTGTTGAAAGAAACAATTTCGATATTCTTTCATATAATGTTGACGGGGATTCAAAATTTTCACTTGCAGTAAAATACCGTTTACCAGATAAAAATCTCAGATTCAAGGGTGGTTATTATTATTCAGAAGTAAAAGGCAACGGAATTGTTAGAAACATTAATCCGGCAGCTAATTCGATTCCATTGCAAGTAGAAGTTATAAACAATTTAACCACTATTACGGTTGGATTGGAATACATTCTCGAATTTGGAGATTTCCATCCTTATCTTGGCATCGACATGCTCTTCGGTTTGTTTGGTGATGCTGAACTTTATAGAACTGATACACAAGGTAAAACTAGAATCGAAAGTTTTCCGGGTAAGACTAAAATTGGCTTAGGTACAAGTGGTGGAGTTGGCTATTCACTATTTCCCGGAATTGAACTTGATCTAAACTTCGCCTACAGCTCATTGAATTTACTAGGCAAAGAAGATTATGAAGAAAGCATTTTAACTTCTGATTTGACTTTATCTCTATACTTTTCGTTTTAA
- a CDS encoding diaminopropionate ammonia-lyase, whose amino-acid sequence MDKSFNQNNLNQLVNVINNKNVNPNVSEYANLFSDEIAIGIRNFHRTVPKYNTTPLIELEDTAIKFGISKLWLKDESHRMGLKAFKILGGSYAITNILSNKLGINKEFLSFEKLSAEDLSSFSFVTATDGNHGRGVAWVANKLGCKSFVFMPNTSSESRINNIKEFATEVFVVDGNYDFATEKAKQFAKNENSILVQDSSWFGYEEIPLMIMQGYLTLIDEIYEQLNGENFTHIFLHCGVGSMPAAIEAFLVNKFGVNKPKTIIVEPNKADCFYKSIEINDGEPHIVSGKLDSIMAGLSCGIPSKIAWDIISKHSDYFISCVDEIAKIGMRELAKLNIVSGESGAVSYGTLNYVFENDRSLFEKLGINSQSKIMLISTEGDTDPEFYNSIINVNSPTPIDRGWAFLIAPILF is encoded by the coding sequence ATGGATAAATCCTTTAATCAAAATAATTTGAATCAGCTTGTTAATGTCATTAATAATAAAAATGTCAATCCAAATGTAAGTGAATATGCCAATCTCTTTTCAGATGAAATTGCTATAGGAATTAGAAACTTTCATCGAACTGTTCCTAAATACAACACAACGCCGTTAATTGAATTGGAAGATACCGCGATTAAATTTGGTATCAGCAAGTTATGGTTAAAAGATGAATCTCATCGAATGGGATTGAAAGCATTCAAAATTTTAGGTGGAAGTTACGCTATCACAAATATTCTTAGTAACAAACTCGGTATTAATAAAGAATTTCTATCATTTGAAAAATTGTCAGCAGAGGATTTATCGTCATTTAGTTTTGTTACAGCAACAGATGGCAACCACGGTAGAGGTGTTGCTTGGGTTGCAAATAAACTTGGATGTAAATCTTTTGTGTTTATGCCAAACACATCTTCTGAATCTAGAATAAATAACATAAAAGAATTTGCTACAGAAGTTTTTGTAGTCGATGGTAATTATGATTTTGCTACAGAAAAAGCTAAACAGTTTGCCAAAAATGAAAACTCAATTCTTGTTCAGGATTCATCATGGTTTGGTTATGAAGAAATTCCCTTAATGATCATGCAAGGTTATTTAACTCTGATAGATGAAATTTATGAGCAGCTTAATGGAGAAAATTTCACACACATATTTCTTCATTGCGGAGTTGGATCAATGCCGGCTGCAATCGAAGCGTTTCTAGTTAATAAATTTGGAGTCAATAAACCCAAGACAATTATTGTTGAGCCAAATAAAGCTGATTGCTTTTATAAATCAATTGAAATAAATGACGGAGAACCTCATATAGTTTCCGGTAAACTTGATTCTATTATGGCCGGTCTTTCTTGCGGAATTCCAAGTAAGATTGCGTGGGATATCATATCCAAGCACAGCGATTATTTCATTTCATGCGTTGATGAAATCGCAAAAATTGGGATGCGTGAACTCGCAAAACTTAATATAGTTTCAGGTGAATCAGGTGCAGTTTCATATGGAACTTTGAATTATGTCTTTGAAAATGATAGATCGCTTTTTGAAAAGTTAGGAATAAATAGCCAGTCAAAAATTATGCTTATTTCAACCGAGGGTGATACTGACCCGGAATTTTATAACTCTATAATTAATGTAAATAGCCCAACCCCGATTGATCGGGGTTGGGCTTTTCTAATTGCGCCAATTTTATTTTAA
- a CDS encoding DUF481 domain-containing protein, with protein sequence MNKIIYVIFLLFIANLTAQVNTEKYRTSEDFVGLAGFLELSGTVKTGNTDKTEASIDGRLDWKTGKTTTFFIFQSDYEWVNGNRSSDAGLLHIRNVTGLVNNLSSEAFFQINYDKKILVANRELIGAGLRYKLFDFEDGDIVIGSAYMFEHENYNLPNSSIHKSEVSVSRWSNYISYYFKLNSLLTIGGVVYYQPMFEKFSDLRLLNENSITVLITELLSISINFKVRHDSLPPDGIEQTDTKTDLGIALRF encoded by the coding sequence ATGAATAAAATAATCTATGTAATATTCCTTTTATTTATTGCAAATTTAACCGCCCAAGTTAATACGGAAAAATATCGAACCTCTGAAGACTTTGTTGGATTAGCCGGCTTTCTTGAACTAAGCGGGACGGTTAAAACAGGGAACACAGATAAAACAGAAGCTTCAATCGACGGTAGATTGGATTGGAAAACCGGAAAGACCACAACATTTTTTATTTTCCAAAGTGATTATGAATGGGTTAACGGAAATCGATCTTCGGATGCGGGTTTGCTGCATATTAGAAATGTAACCGGCTTAGTTAACAATCTTAGTTCTGAGGCTTTTTTCCAAATCAATTATGACAAAAAAATTCTAGTTGCTAACCGAGAATTGATTGGTGCCGGACTTCGATACAAACTATTTGATTTTGAGGATGGAGATATTGTAATCGGATCGGCATACATGTTTGAGCATGAGAATTATAATTTGCCTAATAGTTCAATTCACAAATCTGAAGTAAGTGTAAGTCGGTGGAGTAATTACATCTCGTACTATTTTAAATTGAATTCATTACTTACAATTGGCGGAGTAGTATATTATCAACCTATGTTCGAAAAATTTTCTGATTTACGATTATTAAATGAAAATAGTATTACAGTTTTAATAACAGAGCTGCTATCAATCTCAATTAACTTTAAAGTTAGGCACGATTCACTTCCGCCGGATGGAATTGAACAAACCGATACTAAAACTGATTTGGGAATTGCACTAAGATTTTAA
- the blaOXA gene encoding class D beta-lactamase — MNKKFFLFFSFIIILSAQNNISQYFKNINGCFVLYDFNNDEYIRYNKERCEQRFLPASTSKIMNSIIFLEENIIPDENFMVKWDSVDRGWDKWNMDHNLRTAIKYSAVWFYQELARRMEREVYQNYLDKFDYGNKTIGDRIDNFWLDWSLQISANEQIEFLKKFVKNELPVSQRSIDITKEILIAEQTDNYVLRAKTGLGDKRDGLYTGWYVGYVEANNNVYVFAMNMEAEDYEKIKTQVRIDLTKNILTELGVLK, encoded by the coding sequence ATGAACAAAAAATTTTTCTTGTTTTTTTCTTTCATCATTATTCTTTCGGCTCAAAATAACATATCACAATATTTCAAAAATATTAACGGCTGCTTCGTTTTATATGATTTTAATAATGATGAGTATATTCGTTACAATAAAGAGAGATGTGAACAAAGATTTTTACCTGCATCAACTTCTAAAATCATGAACTCCATTATTTTCTTAGAGGAAAATATTATTCCGGATGAGAATTTTATGGTTAAATGGGATAGTGTTGATAGAGGTTGGGATAAATGGAATATGGACCATAATTTGAGAACTGCAATTAAATATTCTGCAGTATGGTTTTATCAAGAATTAGCTCGACGAATGGAAAGAGAAGTATATCAAAATTATCTAGATAAATTTGATTACGGTAACAAAACAATCGGTGATAGAATTGACAATTTTTGGCTCGATTGGAGTTTACAGATTTCCGCAAATGAACAGATTGAATTCTTAAAAAAGTTTGTTAAAAATGAACTTCCGGTTTCGCAAAGATCGATTGACATAACAAAAGAAATTTTAATAGCTGAACAAACTGACAATTATGTTTTGCGTGCAAAAACCGGTCTCGGTGATAAACGTGATGGACTTTATACCGGTTGGTATGTCGGTTATGTTGAAGCGAATAATAATGTTTACGTTTTCGCGATGAATATGGAAGCAGAAGATTACGAAAAAATAAAAACACAAGTAAGAATTGATTTAACGAAAAATATACTTACCGAACTAGGTGTTTTAAAATAA
- a CDS encoding DUF1015 family protein — translation MAVIRPFKAVRPDENVAHLVASVPYDVVNREEAAELAKGNPLSFLRVTRSEIELEAKTDPYSDQVYLKAKENWKRLRKEAPLLQDEKPHFYIYQLKWKEQVQTGIAATFSADDYDNDVIKKHEKTRKVKEDDRTNHIVTTEAQTGAVFLTYKGVPEVNEVVDKTINEYDPLYDFTAPDGVRHTVWQVPDDFNDIIIFELDKVESLYIADGHHRAASASRSQKVKKENNVGHTGNEEYNFFMAVLFPAEQLKILPYNRVVFEFPRGLQKNFMDMLKENFSVEETDNPNPPERRSICMYYKKKWYLLKPNENVKPGESIGENLDVSILQNYVLSPLFGIDDPRTNTNVDFIGGIRGTEELEKLVNEGKASIAFSMYPVSVDDLINISDAGEIMPPKSTWFEPKLRDGLLVHAID, via the coding sequence ATGGCTGTAATAAGACCATTTAAAGCAGTTAGACCCGATGAAAATGTTGCACACCTTGTTGCAAGTGTTCCTTATGATGTTGTTAACAGAGAAGAAGCCGCTGAACTTGCAAAAGGTAATCCATTAAGTTTTTTAAGAGTTACCAGATCAGAAATAGAACTTGAAGCGAAAACAGATCCGTACTCGGATCAAGTTTATCTTAAAGCAAAAGAAAATTGGAAAAGATTGCGCAAAGAAGCACCCCTTCTTCAAGATGAAAAACCTCATTTTTATATCTATCAATTGAAATGGAAAGAGCAGGTACAGACAGGTATCGCTGCAACATTTTCAGCCGACGATTATGATAACGACGTCATCAAAAAGCATGAGAAGACTAGAAAAGTTAAGGAAGATGATAGAACCAATCATATAGTTACAACTGAAGCACAAACAGGTGCTGTCTTCTTAACTTATAAAGGTGTTCCTGAAGTAAACGAAGTTGTTGATAAAACAATCAATGAATATGATCCTCTTTATGATTTTACTGCACCTGACGGAGTTCGTCATACAGTTTGGCAAGTTCCTGATGACTTTAATGATATTATTATTTTTGAATTGGACAAGGTTGAAAGTCTTTACATTGCAGACGGACACCATAGAGCCGCAAGTGCAAGCCGTTCACAAAAGGTTAAGAAAGAAAACAATGTCGGTCATACCGGGAATGAAGAATATAATTTCTTCATGGCAGTTTTATTCCCGGCAGAGCAATTGAAAATTCTTCCATACAATAGAGTTGTATTTGAATTTCCACGGGGATTACAAAAAAACTTTATGGATATGTTAAAGGAGAATTTCTCAGTTGAGGAAACAGATAATCCGAATCCACCTGAAAGAAGAAGCATTTGTATGTACTATAAAAAGAAATGGTATTTATTAAAACCAAATGAAAATGTAAAACCCGGTGAGAGTATTGGCGAAAATTTGGATGTAAGTATTTTACAAAACTATGTTTTAAGTCCGCTGTTTGGAATTGATGATCCTCGCACAAATACTAATGTCGATTTTATTGGCGGAATAAGAGGTACGGAAGAACTTGAAAAATTAGTTAACGAAGGAAAAGCATCGATCGCATTTTCTATGTACCCCGTTTCGGTAGATGATTTAATTAATATTTCCGATGCAGGTGAAATTATGCCGCCAAAATCAACTTGGTTCGAACCAAAATTAAGAGACGGTCTTTTAGTTCACGCTATAGATTAA